GAACTAAGGAATTATAGCTACACTAAAAAGTTATATTCAAAACTTTATAGCATACCCAACAGTGCATGTACAGTAAGAATATACTGGTTTGTTAGTGGAAGTTTCCAGCATCAAGCACATGACTTTGCTTTCCTCATTGTCGGTCGAGAACGAAGGATTACAGCTCCCTCTGACAGCCCAAATGTCTTTGTGATTTGGTAGCAGATGAATTCTAAAATCAGAGAAATCATAAATTAATACATATACTTTTATAAAAAAACATCAGAAGAATAATAGACTTACTTAACTGAGTGAATTCCTTCCTTGTGCTCCCATGCACAAAGCGTTTTATACTTTCTAACTGCTTGCTGATTGTAGCCAGCTCCGATTAAAAACTCTTTCACTACGGATTCCTCCATCACCAGAGGGACGCCATCTAGACTTTTCTTCCAATCTTTTAACTTTTCAAGGTCGACAAGGGAAGGTACATCGGCGTAAGAACTTGAAGAGCGTTGCGAGTCTTTACTAGGAGGTCCAGatgttgaaattttcaaagcacTGCACAAAATGTTGACCAGAGCTTTTTTCCCGATTGACTTTTCGAAATCAATAGATAAGATGTTACATATTTGCTTTAGTTTTGGTTTAGTCAAGTTTGAAACCTCCTTGAAGGTTTTTGGGAGTTTCAAATACGCCTCGTCCGTCACAGTTCGCGACgccattttttgtttgcatctGTAACCCCCCAAGGCGCAAAGGATTATGGTAATATGCAAGTAGAGATATTCTCtcgtacgcgtcagcttaaatttaaaaaggagctaaaaaattttccctcaagaaacaatggcggccagcgaaaatcgcttcgcaccggagttgaatgaaaaggaagtcattgaactattagaaaacgtGCTAGtgttgatttcaaatcagctcACACTTCACGCTCGGCGAATTTGATATCCTTCACTCGATTTCTCCCTGAATTGTGATCCACTCACTTCTgttaacattttctttttataagtTGTTCTATATTTAAGTTAATAAATATTTGTCACTGTCTTCCATCCACTATAACAGGAGTTGCGCTTTGAAGACTATTGTTGTTGGAAGGCGGTTGAGTACAGAAACAGGGTTTTCGTAAGCCATGTTGATAACTTAATCGTCGACTTAAATCAGCCAAGTGCACCCAAGTGCATCCCCGCATTCTGGCCATTACCTTCAATTACACTGGTGACACAAGCAGGTTCGTAGTAATGAGCTAATTAAGCAAACGACGGACGGTTGTCTCTTTTCCGCTTTACTGTGTAGTTTTCGCGCAAACTTTCAgtcaaaaacagtttttatttgttcatcGTGGTGAATACATAAATAACAAAACCATTTTAAGAGACGAAGGGAGAGGCTCACTGCTTTAACATGCCTTGACGTTATTAAAGTAGCAGCGTATCTAAAAGCGTAGTTAGTAGAGTAGTCTCCTCTGCTAACTATGCTAAAAGATAGTAATGCTGCggcacattctgttgatagtGACATATTTTACGCAGTTATTCATCTATCAGCGTGTTCCAAGACTTACTTTAACCTCTATTTCTTAAAGTAGTGTCAAATCATGGGGAGTACCAAAACTAACATTCAAGAGCACCCTTCCCACCTCAAATGATATTCTGTTCGAGCCATGGATTGGTTTACTTAGCTCACTGGAATACAATGGCTCAACATTGTGACATCCGCGTGTTGTTCGTGGCGCAATGCACTCTGGTAAAAAAACGTGACGCAGTGCACTCTGGTTCAATGCAATTTATTCTGGCAAAAAGTGATGAATTCGAGAATTCGTACTCGCGTCTATGTTACTCGTATATTCTTCTTAATTCCTGATAATGTTACTCACTCGCTACCCTCTTCCACAGCCGGTATCGTTTGTCTCACGATGTTGTCAATTGATGTGGATGGCGATGTCTCGACTATATACTGCAAGTCTTCTAATGTTGCCAATCACAGCAGAACATCGCCTATTGGCCACCGTAAATTTGATAACAAAATTGTCATGTTTGGTGtgtattgtattattttttactttagCGCGTCattgtttatttgtatttaCAGATTCGAGAAGAAACTCTGGCGCAAAGCCTGCATCagatttcttgatttcttcagACGGAAATTTTTGCTCCGAGGGAGATCGTGATTTTGTGTTGAATCCAAAACAGCCGTGCCCGGAAGATAGCTGCGTCGGGAAAGAACCGTTATCTACCGTCACAGGCAAACTGCAGCTCAGGGATACTCTTGTTCagaacattgtaaaatgcagGAAGATCCAGAATTCTCTTTACAGACTCGTGTTACTTAAATTACAGTCGCATGTCACTGCTGTAACTCGCGATCACACCGATTCTAATTGTAAGGAAACTTCCGCTTCCACGATAGAGCAATCAGGGGCCAATGAAAATATTACTGCTGGTGATCCCTCTCTGGAGGACGTGACAGGGAGCGTGCATGGTGCTTCTGAAGTACTCACCACAGAGAGTGAAGTGGAGGGTTTAAATGACAGCCTTGTATGCCCCAGTGAGAAGAACGAAGAGGAGAACGCTGGTTATGCTGCAAGCGATGTGGTTGGTGCGGAATTGAATATCGTTCCTGAAGTCCCTACCATGGAGAGCGAAATTAATACTTCAGGTGAATCAGATGTTTCCAAAGCTGCAAACGAAAATAGCTCGAGTGTGCAAGAGAGTGAAGGAGACAGTGTACGTTTTATATCCAAGTCAAGTTTGTGCACAAGTACACAAGCGAGTTCTAGCGTCAGCAGTTCAGGTGATGTATCAAGTCACAAGTCTCAGGTTTCCAGATTGTGCAGACGTGCTTTCTTGTGTGACCTCAAAGAGCCCTTAGATACTTTGGTGCGGTGCACTGATATTCAGCGATCTCTATTTCACAACCTTACTATTGTCAGCACTACTAGTAGTGAAGAGGCTGTCGTTATTTCACAGCGTAAAAAACATTCCTGCTTGAATAACAGCAAAGGTGAGATTAATGGGAACTATAAAGCTagcattttcttcaaatgacTCAGTGTGCGGTGTAGTAGCAAAACAGCAAAAGGAATTAAGGTCTCTCCGGGTCTACTTTGTTTTGATCGAAATACTGTTTTTAGAGAGAGATTGTTATTTTCCCTTTGACAGTTTTGAAGCGTCCCCTCAGGAAACCTTATATTTTGTGCTTACTGCCTTGGAAGCCGTGTGACAAACTGTGGCTTGGCATGTACCCTCATATACCGATTTAGCCGATTAGATTTATAAATTTTCAGGATGTGGCGATTTCTCAGCATTATGTAAGTTGAAATCTGAGAATGGGTTCATTTCCAGTTATGTAAAGTGCATTTGAGTGTGTATGTGGTATAGCTATGCATCACTTTCCTCCTTACAATTTCAGTAAGACATAAGGGTTTACCAATTATTAATACATGCAGATATTGTTATTCTGTGTTTCTCGATATTATGCTGGATATCAAGTCGCTTTCCGTGACTCAGGTCTCAAAcacttttctttgaattcttgCAGttcccagaaaaaaaaactttgttttaaaaggaaaCTCTGACTGATTTTCAGGCATTCCAGCACTCACCATTCCAAGCACTCCAATCCCAATTGAATTGACTCTCCTTTCTCTGCATTGCCATATTCTCTTGATCTCGTATTTAGGTTCTTTATACTTCTCCATCTTCTCCTATTGTTTCTCTCTGTCCCTGGTGTCAAATTGGAATACAGTTGCTACCGAGAAGGATTTTCGTTGCGCTTTATTTATCACGACAGCTCCTGGCCTGACTATCTGTTTATTCTGTAAACTCGCAaagatttttcatttctgagtTCTCAGCTTTTGTCAATCTTCTCCTGGTGTTTCTCGTTCTCaattattactactactattattattactagaaatagtgatcactagagctgcccccccTTTTCATaagctgtttatggttatgggatgtgtatttgatataaatactgtgcataagaccgttgaaaaattaacgtttcaagcattttattgaagttcacattcatgtaaatagttaacaatatttatctgtaaatttgttaaagaaggagtgataacgtccactgaatcttttaagagacgcgcactaattttatcaaggccaaacgccttattagttttcaaaagtctaatggatcttgagacaaaatcttcactaatcggttgaagaaaactgatgaataacagccgttaatctagaaagtgaatagaccaggcctggaaataggtattaacaaggatccgatatctatcatctggaacatcaaacaaaatttaatgttaacacaaatgtaacggtttctcttcgtgacgagttcaatcgaaataaagaaactgaaacaagtaaaaacgagcgaataccgaagaccgacggacgaagtatgaaatatcgcaatactgataatggaattatttggacatttgtaaagctttctttcttgtcgatgtctgttatttgtcaaatttggaaggcgcggcggcaattcatagttatgtacgactttcgattagcgtagcgtgactgagtgtcggttatgtcacgttcgctgttgggtggacgtgagcatcaaataacgcatgcgaatgctGACATTGAagtaaatggtgtttaatacacaggaaaataaagcttagattgcttaaatcgacttaacaggattgataacgaaaaaaagaaattgtgatataagtaacactttaaacgcggttgcggcttcaaagtttcaggatacgtttttttctcgttgaatttgatacgcttgagcttgagatacttgtgatctgttggatcgggtctgtcgaccccgttgatgatttgtgtctgacaaaccaaatttactcagtactgttgaatgcttttgaattcaaagaaatcactgaagcgcaaaatgctcaccttcaaatgcttctagaagatgacgaaacgtaacctcgtggttgcaagtacccgacaccatCATGCGCGCTTCCTAAAATGTTACCCGAGACGACactgcgcgcctagtttgatcaaatcgagattttttctgcatactacaaatttacttacagtacttactttcttacattttgaaattccttatatgtatacacgcggggaatcctaggatgcctcctcgggttttggcctctgggccaaaaccctgcgggggcaattaatattaatattattatcgttGCTGCAGAATTGAATTGCAAAGAATTAGCCGATTTCTTATTGGTTAAATCCAAGTTTGAAGAGATGACagtgacaaacaaaaacaaaatggattgTGCGTACGCGCGAAATCCGTTCTTTAACAAGCAACCCAAGCGGGGAACCAACGAAGATATCTTACGAGGTACAGATGTTCGCCCCTCGATCTTTGCAGAAACTGATGAATTCACTGACAATTCGTTTTGGAGACACATCCCTCATGGGAGAGGCACCCTGAAAACTGCTTCTGGGGAACCTATTTACAGCGGAGACTGGTGCAAAGGTACAGGAAACATATTTGAGTTAAGAGAGTAATTCCTATTACAAACCCCAGATTCAACTGAACAAGGGAAGaataaaaagaatgaaaacataaacaagaCAAGAAGTAAGCAAGACTGTTAAACATTGTTTCTATTGGATGCTCCTCCATTTAAGGGTCAATCCTTAAATCATTTTCCCCATACTTCCGCTCAAGCGTGAACATTATGTGTTCATAGTCAAATTCCGAAGTCTACCGGTGAGGTACCCAAACTTATATTGAACACCCGTGCAGTTCAGATTCTCTTCGAACAGTAGACGTCCGTGACTAGAATTCTATCAGTAGACCGCGGAATAGGTGCTGGTTGTTTGCTAATGATCAAAATACGACGAAACGCGGCTAGTGTAACACGCCTCATTTGAAAACCTGTGAGAGTGGACGGAATTTTAACGGTTGTTTCTCTCCTCTAGATGCAACGACCACTTAAATTACGCCTGCAACCGCCGACTATTTTTTCTCGTATCGgggggcttaaaatttttataCACAGGCCGCACAGCCCCTGATTcaagaaaggttttttttttttggatcaGTCATAGTTAGTATCCCTACTAACTTGGATCAGTGCGCTCAGCGGACCCCTGCAACATGAAGTGACCAGCGGCTTATACTCTTCCAGAATAGGGTGAAACGGGCTTCAAGGTGTAAACCGTGATGGGAAGGAACCAAaaagatttcttttgtttttgacgTTGCAGGCAAGAGGCACGGGAAGGGCAAGGGTGTTATTTTCTCGCTAAGTACAAGTGGTAACGTTGCCGCTGAACACGGTGTTTACTCTGGCGAATGGAAGGATAACATGAGGTTTGAATAACTGATTGAGGTTAACCTATAACAATGTTTTCATTGGGTGGTTGTGGATAACTTTCTTTGTAGCATTTATCATTGCGAGTGAAAGATCTTCACTCCTGGGCGTACATTAATTTTCGTTGGCGGCTGGATCACACTGTGTCACTCCCAGGATATTTTGACAGATTGTCTTATCGAAAAGAAGAGGAACTGTTTTACTAAAAGTGGcccttttttttcaggttaaTGCATTTTACCTGAATTTTTAGGTTTATGACGTTTGTTCATAATTATCTCTTGGGGGAGCTAGGCACGGAGTCACGGCAAGAAACCCTCTAGCCTTTCTCAGTACGGCTATCACTAAAGAGGATGGCTATCACCATaaggaaaacaccggttccggtctgttcaccgaagttaagccctgttagACGGGATTGATATCTAGATGGGTGACTATCTGGATAAATCCCCTGTGCtatactccttgggaagtcacgctggcgtagtggacatcaatcacgccttccacctctattacaaatgttgtatCTTGGTTGACTCatagtcgatctcaacctgatttcgagggttttctctgGGCACTTccgtttcctccctcctcgaATAATCAACTCCCAGGCTAATCCATCTGGCTGTGGTGCTGTGCTCCGAGGTCATACATGGATTGTGTTCAGGGTTCGCCGAAGCGCATAGCTGGCAGCACAGCTCCTTCGGTCCGACCTtgttgagctgcgcccttctTACGACTGAATTGCGAGAAAAGGGCGATTACCAAGTcagataatattattattactcgtcacttgatttcaaaacttCGCGCGCCAAAAAGTGTTCAACTTTAAAAGCTTCATCTCATAAAGAACTTAAACGAATGTCACATGCTATTTTTTGTCACTTTCACATTCATTACACAAGAGAAGGTAACCCAACGTCATTTTGATCAATGAAAATATCAGACTTAACACTTCAGTCCTATCTTAGCCCTTTTTCTCGCTAGACATGGACGAGGAAACATGATGTTCTTCTCTGGTGCTGTCTATGACGGTCAGTGGAAGTTCGACGAAATGACAGGTTATGGAACGTTAACACTCCCGGATGGATCCATTCAGGAAGGAATTTGGAGAGATGGCAAGCTACACGGCTGCGCCGTCTTTACCTGGCCCCATGGCGTCTCTGAATACCGTGAATATGATGCAACACGAGGTTTGTCCTCTCGTAAAATCTTGCGTGATTGCAGGGAGGAAATGGCTTTCGTACTTTTAgtgtttgtgtgtgtttgtttGAAAGCCGAGCAAAGTTTTTATTTCGTGGAAGGTGAAGCTAAAGGTGAAGGGAAATGgactgaaatgaaatgaaacgcAAGTTTGGCCACTGTCCCACCTGCAAAACTAGtgaatttatttgaaatgtttttttttcgtctaaCTTTAGGGTCCAGATGCATTTTTGTCATCGGTTGCTCCGAGTTCTTGAAACTCCACCACGCTTTATTAATACCTTATCACAGTATATAAATGGTTATCCCTTATCAATTGGGACTCTTTcgtataattatttatttttcatgtcAGGCCAGCTGTCCTCTTGCACAAGAGAAAGGCAAACGACTAATTCAATGCCTCAGATGGTTTCCATTTACCCTCAGTTGCTAAGCTTTCAAGGGACTCTTTCTGAACTCATAAGGGAGAGACATTTCCTGAGAAAAGATGTAGCGGCGCTCAAGAAGGAAAATGCCGAGATGATCACCAAAGCTCAAATTCACACTTTCGAATTTCGCAAACGTTATCAGGAACAGATGGTAACAAGTTACGAG
This sequence is a window from Acropora palmata chromosome 6, jaAcrPala1.3, whole genome shotgun sequence. Protein-coding genes within it:
- the LOC141883921 gene encoding uncharacterized protein LOC141883921, producing the protein MASRTVTDEAYLKLPKTFKEVSNLTKPKLKQICNILSIDFEKSIGKKALVNILCSALKISTSGPPSKDSQRSSSSYADVPSLVDLEKLKDWKKSLDGVPLVMEESVVKEFLIGAGYNQQAVRKYKTLCAWEHKEGIHSVKIHLLPNHKDIWAVRGSCNPSFSTDNEESKVMCLMLETSTNKPVYSYCTCTVGLRGDCSHIGALMFVLNDIVAEGKQQLPSDPTCTDLPCSWSDPKGAKVEPVLVEDINFYKAKFGKEPPCKKVKPSPAVTEKHYGIDNLTKLTIEQHKINLK
- the LOC141883918 gene encoding uncharacterized protein LOC141883918 isoform X2, encoding MERLFVLKDAEESEELLYSGQTLKNPFLEVDQSMTPFGTPIPFEVMGDSDCIMKNGVYQEVTTKWQTITRMSSYCEKSIDELRFEDYCCWKAVEYRNRVFVSHVDNLIVDLNQPSAPKCIPAFWPLPSITLVTQADSRRNSGAKPASDFLISSDGNFCSEGDRDFVLNPKQPCPEDSCVGKEPLSTVTGKLQLRDTLVQNIVKCRKIQNSLYRLVLLKLQSHVTAVTRDHTDSNCKETSASTIEQSGANENITAGDPSLEDVTGSVHGASEVLTTESEVEGLNDSLVCPSEKNEEENAGYAASDVVGAELNIVPEVPTMESEINTSGESDVSKAANENSSSVQESEGDSVRFISKSSLCTSTQASSSVSSSGDVSSHKSQVSRLCRRAFLCDLKEPLDTLVRCTDIQRSLFHNLTIVSTTSSEEAVVISQRKKHSCLNNSKETDEFTDNSFWRHIPHGRGTLKTASGEPIYSGDWCKGKRHGKGKGVIFSLSTSGNVAAEHGVYSGEWKDNMRHGRGNMMFFSGAVYDGQWKFDEMTGYGTLTLPDGSIQEGIWRDGKLHGCAVFTWPHGVSEYREYDATRGQLSSCTRERQTTNSMPQMVSIYPQLLSFQGTLSELIRERHFLRKDVAALKKENAEMITKAQIHTFEFRKRYQEQMVTSYEKERNEAEKALKAATEEAAQLKKELEETKAALVCQICFSRPRDCILLPCSHLLYCRDCVSEQRKNGDSRCPTCRGTINSEILCNINHPL
- the LOC141883918 gene encoding uncharacterized protein LOC141883918 isoform X1, giving the protein MERLFVLKDAEESEELLYSGQTLKNPFLEVDQSMTPFGTPIPFEVMGDSDCIMKNGVYQEVTTKWQTITRMSSYCEKSIDELRFEDYCCWKAVEYRNRVFVSHVDNLIVDLNQPSAPKCIPAFWPLPSITLVTQADSRRNSGAKPASDFLISSDGNFCSEGDRDFVLNPKQPCPEDSCVGKEPLSTVTGKLQLRDTLVQNIVKCRKIQNSLYRLVLLKLQSHVTAVTRDHTDSNCKETSASTIEQSGANENITAGDPSLEDVTGSVHGASEVLTTESEVEGLNDSLVCPSEKNEEENAGYAASDVVGAELNIVPEVPTMESEINTSGESDVSKAANENSSSVQESEGDSVRFISKSSLCTSTQASSSVSSSGDVSSHKSQVSRLCRRAFLCDLKEPLDTLVRCTDIQRSLFHNLTIVSTTSSEEAVVISQRKKHSCLNNSKELNCKELADFLLVKSKFEEMTVTNKNKMDCAYARNPFFNKQPKRGTNEDILRGTDVRPSIFAETDEFTDNSFWRHIPHGRGTLKTASGEPIYSGDWCKGKRHGKGKGVIFSLSTSGNVAAEHGVYSGEWKDNMRHGRGNMMFFSGAVYDGQWKFDEMTGYGTLTLPDGSIQEGIWRDGKLHGCAVFTWPHGVSEYREYDATRGQLSSCTRERQTTNSMPQMVSIYPQLLSFQGTLSELIRERHFLRKDVAALKKENAEMITKAQIHTFEFRKRYQEQMVTSYEKERNEAEKALKAATEEAAQLKKELEETKAALVCQICFSRPRDCILLPCSHLLYCRDCVSEQRKNGDSRCPTCRGTINSEILCNINHPL
- the LOC141883918 gene encoding uncharacterized protein LOC141883918 isoform X3, whose amino-acid sequence is MERLFVLKDAEESEELLYSGQTLKNPFLEVDQSMTPFGTPIPFEVMGDSDCIMKNGVYQEVTTKWQTITRMSSYCEKSIDELRFEDYCCWKAVEYRNRVFVSHVDNLIVDLNQPSAPKCIPAFWPLPSITLVTQADSRRNSGAKPASDFLISSDGNFCSEGDRDFVLNPKQPCPEDSCVGKEPLSTVTGKLQLRDTLVQNIVKCRKIQNSLYRLVLLKLQSHVTAVTRDHTDSNCKETSASTIEQSGANENITAGDPSLEDVTGSVHGASEVLTTESEVEGLNDSLVCPSEKNEEENAGYAASDVVGAELNIVPEVPTMESEINTSGESDVSKAANENSSSVQESEGDSVRFISKSSLCTSTQASSSVSSSGDVSSHKSQVSRLCRRAFLCDLKEPLDTLVRCTDIQRSLFHNLTIVSTTSSEEAVVISQRKKHSCLNNSKELNCKELADFLLVKSKFEEMTVTNKNKMDCAYARNPFFNKQPKRGTNEDILRGTDVRPSIFAETDEFTDNSFWRHIPHGRGTLKTASGEPIYSGDWCKGKRHGKGKGVIFSLSTSGNVAAEHGVYSGEWKDNMRLMHFT